From Candidatus Persebacteraceae bacterium Df01, a single genomic window includes:
- a CDS encoding extracellular solute-binding protein, with protein sequence MNTTTKKIVASFAATALIAGNALAAKDIELTIVSWGGAYTDSQQNAYHAPYMKANPHVSIINDDSSNEAVPKLRAQNEAGNINWDLVDMVPADAIRACDEGIVIEIDFDKVLAPAPDGTSPTQDFGASLVSPCFIPQIVYSTTFGYRSDVAEWGGKKPTSIKDVFDTKNFPGKRSLEKRPVNNMEWALIADGVSPDQVYDALSTPEGVDRAFAKLDTIKDDIIWWSSGADTPDRLAKKEVVMGSTYNGRLFALIEEQKQPVEMMWDWQIFELDGWVIPAGLPKDRLQAVLDYLYYATDTQRLADQSKYISYGPARQSSAPLVGKHATLDIDMAPHMPTDPNNAKNTLYNNIEWWADNRDELDQRFQAWLDQ encoded by the coding sequence ATGAACACCACAACCAAAAAAATTGTTGCCAGCTTTGCCGCTACCGCCCTGATTGCGGGCAATGCGTTGGCAGCAAAAGACATTGAATTGACCATCGTGTCATGGGGTGGCGCTTACACTGATAGCCAACAAAACGCCTATCACGCCCCCTACATGAAAGCTAACCCGCATGTTTCCATCATTAACGATGACTCTTCCAATGAAGCGGTTCCCAAATTGCGAGCACAAAATGAAGCCGGCAATATTAATTGGGATTTGGTGGACATGGTACCTGCTGATGCAATTCGCGCCTGCGATGAAGGTATTGTCATAGAAATCGACTTCGACAAAGTGTTGGCTCCGGCACCCGATGGCACCTCGCCAACTCAAGACTTTGGCGCCTCACTGGTATCACCCTGTTTTATACCGCAAATCGTTTATTCCACCACTTTTGGTTACCGCTCTGACGTGGCGGAATGGGGCGGCAAAAAACCAACCTCCATAAAAGATGTATTTGACACCAAAAATTTCCCAGGCAAACGTTCTTTGGAAAAGCGGCCGGTCAACAATATGGAGTGGGCACTCATCGCCGATGGCGTATCGCCAGATCAAGTGTATGATGCACTTTCCACGCCCGAAGGCGTTGACCGTGCGTTTGCCAAACTGGACACTATTAAAGATGACATTATTTGGTGGAGTTCGGGCGCAGATACCCCAGATCGTTTAGCTAAAAAAGAAGTAGTTATGGGCTCTACCTACAATGGTCGTCTGTTTGCTCTGATTGAAGAACAAAAGCAGCCAGTGGAAATGATGTGGGATTGGCAGATTTTTGAGTTGGACGGCTGGGTCATACCCGCCGGCTTGCCAAAAGATCGCCTGCAAGCAGTGTTGGATTATTTGTATTATGCTACTGACACCCAACGGCTAGCCGATCAATCAAAATACATTTCTTACGGACCGGCTCGCCAATCTTCCGCACCACTAGTTGGAAAACACGCTACGCTAGACATTGATATGGCACCACACATGCCAACCGATCCAAACAATGCCAAAAACACGCTCTACAACAACATAGAGTGGTGGGCGGACAATCGTGATGAATTAGACCAGCGTTTTCAAGCTTGGTTAGATCAGTAA
- the glnA gene encoding type I glutamate--ammonia ligase, with the protein MSNTKILKKIKDENIVFVDFRFTDYYGKCHHITAPATHVDADFLSEGKGFDGSSIPGWRGIEDSDMVLMPDASSARVDPFLDEKTLILMCDVFRPHDNKPYNRCPRSIAAAATTYLKKTGIGDSVMFGSEQEFFVFDSVQFKNDMHKTGFSIRSEEGAWSSSLDLDGFNSGHRPGVKGGYFPVPPVDSLVDMRNEMCLRLCDMGMEAEVHHHEVATAGQCEIGTRGGAAVARGDDNQFLKYVVLNVAHQFGKTATFMPKPLKGDNGSGMHVHQSISKNGKNIFQGGLYGGLSQEALWYVGGILKHARALNALTNASTNSYRRLMPGFEAPVKLAYSARNRSAALRIPHSSASSRRVETRFPDSSANPYLCFAGLLLAGLDGIKNKIDPGDPCDFNLYHDSRSTDQKVRKVKEVCGSLADALVELDKDRKFLTSTGVFDDDAIDAYLELKQQEVARFRESPQPIEFEMYYSC; encoded by the coding sequence ATGAGCAACACCAAAATTCTGAAAAAAATCAAAGATGAAAATATTGTTTTTGTAGATTTTCGGTTTACTGATTACTATGGCAAATGCCATCACATCACCGCACCAGCGACGCACGTGGATGCCGATTTTTTGTCTGAAGGCAAAGGTTTTGATGGTTCATCTATTCCTGGCTGGCGCGGCATTGAAGATTCAGATATGGTGTTGATGCCGGATGCTTCTTCTGCCCGTGTAGATCCATTTTTGGATGAAAAAACGCTGATTTTGATGTGTGACGTGTTTCGTCCTCATGATAATAAGCCTTACAACCGTTGTCCGCGTTCCATTGCTGCCGCCGCTACAACCTATTTGAAAAAGACGGGTATTGGTGATTCGGTGATGTTTGGATCTGAACAGGAATTTTTTGTTTTTGATTCGGTGCAGTTCAAAAATGATATGCATAAAACCGGTTTTTCCATTCGTAGCGAAGAGGGAGCGTGGTCATCGAGTTTGGATCTTGACGGTTTTAACAGCGGTCATCGTCCCGGTGTTAAAGGCGGTTATTTTCCGGTGCCTCCGGTGGATTCTTTAGTTGATATGCGTAATGAAATGTGTTTACGGTTGTGTGACATGGGCATGGAAGCGGAAGTGCACCACCACGAAGTGGCGACTGCCGGTCAGTGTGAAATTGGTACTCGCGGTGGGGCAGCGGTGGCGCGAGGCGATGACAATCAATTTTTGAAATATGTGGTGCTCAACGTGGCGCATCAGTTTGGCAAGACGGCGACATTTATGCCCAAACCGCTCAAAGGTGACAATGGAAGTGGCATGCATGTGCATCAATCTATTTCCAAAAACGGTAAAAATATCTTTCAGGGAGGGTTGTATGGAGGATTGTCCCAAGAAGCGCTGTGGTATGTTGGCGGAATTTTGAAGCACGCCCGCGCACTTAATGCGTTGACTAACGCTTCTACCAATTCTTACCGGCGATTGATGCCGGGATTTGAAGCGCCGGTCAAACTTGCTTATTCTGCTCGCAACCGTTCAGCGGCGTTACGTATTCCTCATTCTTCAGCATCTTCGCGGCGAGTGGAAACGCGTTTTCCTGATTCTTCGGCAAATCCATATTTGTGTTTTGCAGGATTGTTATTGGCAGGGTTGGACGGCATTAAAAATAAAATTGATCCCGGTGATCCTTGTGATTTCAACCTTTATCATGATTCACGTTCTACAGACCAAAAGGTGCGCAAAGTAAAGGAAGTGTGTGGTTCGCTGGCTGATGCGTTGGTGGAATTAGATAAAGATCGCAAATTTCTGACGTCTACGGGCGTTTTTGACGATGATGCCATAGACGCTTATTTGGAATTGAAGCAGCAAGAAGTGGCACGTTTTCGTGAGTCTCCGCAGCCCATAGAATTCGAGATGTATTATTCTTGTTGA
- a CDS encoding ABC transporter permease yields the protein MTDVVNDTTLKTRFSRTERRKRVRALLLVLPLFLFICVTFLAPVAEMLFRSTDNTAVHNALTNTHKALSSWDENSGELPPQAAYLAIIADVKAGAKKKMFTRVGRRLNYQISGVSSMFRKTARQARRLPDDIADPQTALIKIHKKWGDVNIWRGIKYFTTPYTSSYYLDATDFGYVLENGDYARKVESQRVYLNLFWRTIIMSVAITLLTLLMAYPTAFLISSISSQSANLLLIMVLLPFWTSLLVRTTSWIVLLYQEGVINDLLVSLGLVSDDGRLELIHNTTGTIVAMTHILLPFMLLPLYSVMKTINPAYMRAARSMGAGAFTAFRRVYFPQTVPGIGAGAILVFILAIGYYITPELVGGVEGTFISNRIAYHVRSSGNWGLASALGFILLILVLLMYWCYDKIVGIDNMKLG from the coding sequence ATGACTGATGTTGTCAACGACACTACACTAAAAACTCGTTTTTCCCGTACCGAACGACGTAAGCGAGTTCGGGCGTTATTGCTGGTATTACCACTATTTTTATTTATCTGCGTGACATTTTTGGCCCCCGTAGCCGAAATGCTGTTCCGCAGCACGGATAATACGGCAGTACATAACGCACTCACTAATACACACAAAGCGCTATCCAGTTGGGACGAAAATAGCGGTGAACTACCGCCACAGGCGGCATATTTGGCCATTATTGCCGACGTTAAGGCAGGTGCGAAAAAAAAAATGTTCACCCGTGTCGGCCGACGGCTAAACTATCAAATATCCGGCGTTTCCAGCATGTTTCGAAAAACAGCTCGCCAAGCTCGGCGTCTGCCTGACGATATTGCTGACCCGCAAACAGCTCTCATTAAAATCCACAAAAAATGGGGGGATGTCAATATCTGGCGAGGAATTAAATATTTCACTACACCCTATACCAGCAGCTACTATCTAGATGCAACGGATTTTGGCTATGTCCTAGAAAATGGCGACTACGCTCGCAAAGTTGAATCTCAGCGTGTCTATTTGAATCTGTTTTGGCGAACGATTATCATGTCAGTAGCTATCACCCTGTTGACGTTATTAATGGCCTATCCCACCGCCTTTTTGATTTCCAGTATATCCTCCCAAAGTGCTAATTTATTACTCATTATGGTGTTATTGCCCTTTTGGACATCGCTTTTGGTGCGCACTACTTCATGGATTGTGCTGTTATATCAGGAAGGCGTAATTAACGATTTACTCGTGTCTCTGGGGCTAGTAAGCGACGACGGGCGACTGGAACTCATTCATAATACCACCGGCACCATCGTGGCAATGACCCACATTTTATTGCCTTTTATGTTACTACCGCTGTACAGCGTAATGAAAACTATTAATCCCGCATATATGCGGGCAGCTCGTTCCATGGGAGCGGGAGCGTTCACAGCGTTTCGGCGCGTGTATTTCCCTCAGACCGTGCCTGGCATTGGTGCCGGTGCTATTTTAGTCTTCATCCTTGCCATCGGCTATTATATAACGCCAGAACTAGTCGGCGGCGTAGAAGGCACGTTTATCTCCAACCGCATTGCATATCATGTGCGCAGTTCGGGTAACTGGGGTCTGGCGTCAGCGCTAGGCTTTATATTACTGATCTTAGTGCTATTAATGTATTGGTGTTACGACAAAATTGTCGGCATTGACAATATGAAATTGGGTTAA
- the betB gene encoding betaine-aldehyde dehydrogenase, with product MSFSTSTTPKYGPDSVLPKQKLFINGHFVDATSDDAFDTINPATNKTICSVQQASQQDIDKAVSAARDAFPAWAATPARERGTILRRAAKILLARNEELAALETLDTGKAISETQTVDIITGVEVLEYYAGIAPTLHGDYFDHPPTAFSIIHREPLGVCAGIGAWNYPIQIAMWKSAPALACGNTMVFKPAELTPLSALALADIYCEAGVPNGVFNVVQGDARIGRMLSLHPGIDKVSLTGEAGTGKKVMADAATTLKHVTFELGGKSPLLIFADADIESAVSAALVANFFSTGQVCSNGTRVFVERSVIDEFITRLRPRVEAMRVGCPFDPQTQVGPLVSTKHWQKVMSYMDDAFASAATHVTGGQRPTDSSLTAGNYVLPAVFADCDDNMRFVREEVFGPLMSILTFDNEEEVLARANATDYGLAAAVFSRDFSRAHRLAQRLQAGTVWINDYNTLPPEVPFGGVKGSGIGRENGLQAVEHYTQTKTVYANTGDFKGCY from the coding sequence ATGTCTTTTTCAACCTCCACAACCCCAAAATACGGTCCCGACAGCGTATTACCAAAACAAAAATTGTTCATCAACGGACATTTTGTTGATGCAACGTCCGATGACGCTTTTGACACTATCAATCCAGCAACCAATAAAACTATCTGCTCTGTACAACAAGCATCGCAGCAAGATATAGACAAAGCGGTTTCCGCCGCGCGTGACGCTTTTCCTGCTTGGGCGGCAACACCGGCGCGAGAACGGGGAACAATATTGCGCCGCGCTGCCAAGATTTTACTCGCTCGCAATGAGGAATTAGCTGCCTTAGAAACACTGGATACCGGCAAGGCAATTAGTGAAACACAAACGGTTGACATCATCACCGGCGTAGAAGTGCTGGAATACTATGCTGGCATTGCACCCACTTTGCATGGTGATTATTTTGACCATCCGCCCACCGCGTTCAGCATTATTCATCGCGAACCGCTGGGAGTATGTGCCGGAATCGGGGCGTGGAACTACCCCATCCAAATCGCTATGTGGAAATCGGCGCCAGCACTAGCTTGCGGCAATACCATGGTATTTAAACCAGCAGAATTGACTCCACTGAGCGCGCTGGCATTGGCCGACATTTATTGTGAAGCTGGTGTCCCAAACGGTGTCTTCAATGTAGTGCAAGGCGACGCCCGGATTGGAAGAATGCTGTCTTTGCACCCAGGCATTGACAAAGTATCACTCACCGGCGAGGCTGGCACCGGAAAAAAAGTCATGGCGGATGCCGCTACCACGCTCAAACACGTAACTTTTGAATTGGGTGGCAAATCACCGTTGCTCATTTTTGCCGATGCCGACATAGAAAGTGCCGTATCGGCAGCGCTGGTGGCGAATTTCTTTTCCACCGGTCAGGTGTGCTCAAACGGCACCCGCGTTTTTGTAGAACGCTCAGTTATTGATGAATTTATCACTCGCTTGCGCCCGCGAGTAGAAGCAATGCGTGTAGGTTGTCCATTTGATCCACAAACACAAGTGGGACCGCTCGTCAGCACGAAGCATTGGCAAAAAGTAATGTCTTATATGGATGACGCCTTTGCTTCCGCCGCCACACATGTAACCGGCGGACAACGCCCTACCGACTCTTCATTGACGGCGGGAAATTATGTTCTACCTGCAGTATTTGCTGATTGTGATGACAATATGCGCTTTGTCCGTGAGGAGGTGTTCGGTCCGCTAATGTCAATATTAACTTTTGACAATGAAGAAGAAGTGTTGGCACGCGCCAATGCCACTGATTATGGCTTAGCAGCAGCGGTATTTTCCCGTGATTTTTCCCGCGCTCATCGGCTGGCGCAACGATTACAAGCGGGCACGGTGTGGATCAACGACTATAACACTCTACCCCCAGAAGTTCCTTTTGGTGGCGTAAAGGGTTCGGGAATAGGTCGCGAAAACGGGCTGCAAGCGGTGGAACATTACACTCAAACGAAAACTGTATATGCCAATACGGGTGATTTTAAAGGTTGTTACTAA
- the dnaB gene encoding replicative DNA helicase: MRDIIFFLLTAMNSQSDIAHPVIDDTPRNKLTSPHAVEAEQALLGALLLNNDLFNDLDGTLRSEHFYDKRHQLIFKCIQELALNQHADPILLTQRLQADDRLREAGGAEYIAAIADSGAAAVNVSAYAELVRDMALLRQMAQVLSEAAAEVYHPGDKPPLKLLDEAESRLAAIGGQFAGEAAGMRLAGKEAESYLNRMIPIIQSKNFDALRGAPTGYPKLDKMTNGLHGGDLVIIAGRPGAGKTAFSLNVARHVSATGGGVVFFSLEMSVNLLVMRLISQDGLDANLLRTGKHWDGRAMDGDDLRKFTESVSTLGQRNIYIEDRGALNILEARSMARRARRQLSRDGCKLSLIVVDYLQLMSAGGDGVENRVLEVSAVSRGLKALAKELNVPVVALSQLNRSVDVRPNKEPVLSDLRESGAIEQDADLVLFLHEKTDESESYGGHDSGTKVKLIIGKQRNGPTGTVPLIFDKKHTRFAQATEEHDSFDQSPNASERGSFNS; this comes from the coding sequence GTGCGGGATATAATCTTTTTCTTGCTGACTGCCATGAACAGCCAATCCGACATTGCTCATCCCGTTATTGACGACACGCCGCGCAATAAGTTGACCTCACCGCACGCGGTGGAGGCTGAGCAGGCGTTGTTGGGTGCGTTGTTGCTCAATAACGATTTATTCAACGACTTGGATGGCACGTTACGCAGTGAGCATTTTTATGACAAGCGGCACCAACTGATATTCAAGTGTATTCAGGAATTAGCGCTGAATCAGCACGCTGATCCCATTTTACTGACTCAGCGTCTACAAGCGGACGACCGGTTACGAGAAGCCGGCGGCGCCGAATACATCGCTGCCATTGCTGATAGCGGTGCGGCTGCAGTGAATGTGTCGGCCTATGCGGAGTTGGTGCGCGATATGGCGTTGTTGCGACAAATGGCACAAGTATTGTCCGAAGCGGCAGCAGAAGTGTATCACCCAGGCGATAAGCCGCCACTTAAATTATTAGATGAAGCCGAGTCGCGACTAGCGGCTATTGGCGGTCAGTTTGCTGGTGAAGCAGCTGGTATGCGTTTAGCGGGTAAAGAGGCAGAAAGTTATCTTAATCGCATGATTCCCATCATACAAAGTAAAAATTTTGATGCTTTGCGAGGGGCGCCTACTGGATACCCCAAATTGGACAAAATGACCAATGGCCTACACGGTGGTGATTTAGTGATTATTGCAGGTCGCCCCGGCGCCGGCAAAACGGCGTTTTCCTTAAATGTAGCGCGTCATGTTTCTGCAACTGGTGGTGGCGTGGTGTTTTTTAGTTTGGAAATGTCGGTTAATTTACTGGTGATGCGTCTAATTTCACAGGATGGTTTAGACGCGAATTTGTTGCGCACCGGCAAGCACTGGGACGGGCGTGCCATGGACGGTGATGATTTGCGAAAATTTACTGAGTCGGTATCTACACTGGGGCAGCGCAATATATACATAGAAGACCGTGGCGCACTTAATATTTTGGAAGCACGTAGCATGGCGCGTCGTGCGCGCCGGCAGCTGTCGCGAGATGGTTGCAAACTCTCTTTAATAGTGGTGGACTATTTACAGTTGATGAGTGCGGGTGGTGACGGAGTAGAAAATCGAGTGCTGGAAGTGTCAGCAGTGTCACGCGGACTGAAAGCACTGGCGAAAGAATTGAATGTGCCTGTGGTGGCGCTGTCACAGCTCAATCGCAGTGTGGACGTGCGCCCTAACAAAGAGCCCGTGCTGTCGGATTTGCGAGAAAGCGGTGCAATTGAACAGGACGCTGACTTGGTGTTATTTTTACACGAAAAAACGGACGAGTCGGAAAGCTATGGTGGTCACGATAGCGGAACAAAGGTCAAATTGATTATAGGCAAACAGCGTAACGGTCCGACAGGTACTGTGCCTCTAATTTTCGATAAAAAACACACTCGGTTTGCACAAGCCACTGAGGAACACGACAGTTTTGATCAGTCGCCAAACGCTAGTGAGCGTGGCAGCTTTAATTCATAA
- a CDS encoding RnfH family protein, translating to MSVAALIHNAMRRTLIVSYSAEQMFALVDDIESYPDFLPWCERAEVTRNGELVRAVLHIHYCGVKVFFATDNRHQRPSRIDMTLAEGPLNSLQGGWNFVNLGDGRSRVEFELEYEFKSGPLKKLFSRVLDAVFGRFVDSFIALAKERYGEAGRGNIRVAITNGGKERMLTLSGGATVGDALAADNCEEATSVGVFGRLCGRDERLEDGDRVEIYQSLVRDPRAARRKRAATHE from the coding sequence GTGAGCGTGGCAGCTTTAATTCATAACGCCATGCGGCGCACGCTTATTGTTTCTTATTCCGCCGAGCAAATGTTTGCATTGGTGGATGACATCGAGTCGTATCCTGATTTTTTGCCGTGGTGCGAACGAGCAGAGGTTACGCGCAACGGTGAATTGGTGCGCGCCGTCTTGCATATTCATTATTGCGGGGTTAAAGTATTTTTTGCCACAGATAACCGCCATCAACGGCCGTCACGCATTGACATGACATTGGCTGAGGGGCCGCTTAATTCCTTGCAGGGCGGTTGGAATTTTGTTAACTTGGGTGACGGTCGCAGTCGAGTAGAGTTTGAATTGGAATATGAATTTAAGAGTGGGCCGCTAAAAAAACTGTTTAGTCGAGTGCTTGATGCTGTGTTTGGTCGTTTTGTCGATAGTTTTATCGCACTCGCCAAAGAACGTTACGGCGAAGCAGGGCGCGGCAATATCCGAGTGGCTATTACCAACGGTGGTAAAGAGCGAATGCTGACTTTGTCGGGAGGGGCCACGGTGGGCGATGCTTTGGCTGCGGATAATTGTGAAGAAGCAACATCGGTGGGTGTTTTTGGGCGATTATGTGGGCGCGATGAGCGACTGGAGGATGGTGACCGTGTGGAAATTTATCAATCACTAGTGCGAGATCCGCGCGCGGCTCGGCGCAAGCGGGCAGCGACGCATGAATGA
- the smpB gene encoding SsrA-binding protein SmpB, translated as MMGKSSKSDQQQARAAAQRRLAENRRARFNYEILETYTAGLVLQGWEVKSVRGGRAQIGESYVAVSRGELFLLGSHFSPLTAASTHVEAEPLRSRKLLMTAKEISYLIGKTQQVGLTLVPLNLHLVRGKIKILVGLARGKKKHDKRDALQKRDWQRQQQRILKNQY; from the coding sequence ATGATGGGAAAGTCTTCAAAAAGCGACCAACAACAGGCACGGGCAGCGGCGCAACGAAGGCTGGCTGAAAATCGTCGTGCCCGGTTTAATTATGAAATTTTGGAAACGTATACCGCTGGTTTGGTATTGCAGGGGTGGGAAGTTAAATCCGTACGCGGCGGTCGAGCACAAATCGGCGAAAGCTATGTTGCTGTGTCGCGCGGCGAGTTGTTTTTGTTGGGAAGCCATTTTTCGCCATTAACGGCGGCATCTACACATGTTGAAGCGGAGCCATTACGCAGCCGCAAACTATTGATGACGGCAAAGGAAATTAGCTACCTTATTGGCAAAACACAACAGGTAGGCCTTACTCTAGTGCCGCTTAATCTGCATTTAGTGCGCGGTAAAATAAAAATTCTGGTGGGATTAGCGCGGGGAAAGAAAAAACACGACAAGCGCGACGCGTTGCAAAAACGTGATTGGCAACGACAACAACAACGCATATTGAAAAACCAATATTAG